The following coding sequences lie in one Eremothecium sinecaudum strain ATCC 58844 chromosome IV, complete sequence genomic window:
- the CUS1 gene encoding U2 snRNP complex subunit CUS1 (Syntenic homolog of Ashbya gossypii AFR539C; Syntenic homolog of Saccharomyces cerevisiae YMR240C (CUS1)), with product MARKSKLRQRSRKTTLHRPKDALDRKAELVALIESLKAKKLSSSSADAAETAVTRQNATPGPLDAEFSQILAKFAPPPENSTAKDGTLKKSPVPVSLQTYDLQEDSDPEEKQPSKSKTKYQKPSLSELKSVTSHPELIEWYDCDAPDPWFLANIKSAKNIVPVPSHWQTKREYLSGRSLLEKKPFELPDIIKLTNIEDMRNSMPDAGQGDASLKKDARSRVRPRLGKLDLDYSKLHDTFFRLGRNWKPDLLLPYGDQYYENRNLEQEVMWASMRRKYRPGRLSAQIRKALGLYEGRLPSWCKKWKDIGLPPSYPGMKVAGINWDISNAKGDIYGEWRPETKTTDVTRFGQLLSNDSEQSPADANLPTQPTLIGEHVEKNSKSDDQIQTDNTPKDQINIASSEQPDHVTTPTQLYTVLPERKHASQYSSREGYLLPGKRPSPNSSETSSKRAQSIAMAKESDNVEEFKF from the coding sequence ATGGCCAGGAAGTCTAAACTCCGCCAAAGGAGTCGAAAGACCACGTTACACAGACCAAAAGATGCTTTAGATAGAAAAGCGGAGCTTGTTGCTCTTATAGAGTCTCTCAAGGCGAAAAAGCTATCTTCAAGCTCTGCCGATGCTGCTGAAACTGCAGTAACACGTCAGAATGCTACACCCGGACCACTGGATGCTGAGTTTAGTCAGATTTTGGCTAAATTTGCTCCCCCCCCAGAGAATAGCACGGCTAAAGATGGCACTTTAAAAAAGTCTCCAGTCCCAGTGTCCTTACAGACATATGATTTACAAGAGGATTCTGATCCTGAGGAGAAGCAACCTTCAAAGTCCAAGACTAAATACCAGAAACCGAGCTTATCAGAACTCAAAAGCGTCACCTCTCATCCAGAACTGATAGAGTGGTATGACTGTGATGCTCCTGATCCTTGGTTCCTTGCAAATATTAAATCTGCTAAGAATATAGTGCCTGTTCCAAGTCATTGGCAGACCAAAAGAGAATACCTTTCTGGCCGTTCGTTACTAGAGAAGAAGCCTTTTGAGCTGCCAGATATCATTAAGCTCACAAATATTGAGGATATGCGTAATTCGATGCCTGACGCTGGCCAAGGCGATGCGAGTCTTAAGAAGGACGCAAGGTCTAGAGTTAGGCCGAGGTTGGGAAAACTAGACCTTGACTATTCCAAGCTTCACGATACGTTTTTTAGGCTGGGCCGGAACTGGAAGCCAGACCTTCTTCTGCCGTATGGTGATCAGTACTATGAGAATCGAAATCTAGAACAAGAGGTTATGTGGGCCAGCATGCGTCGGAAATATCGTCCTGGACGCTTATCGGCACAGATACGCAAGGCATTAGGACTCTACGAGGGCCGACTTCCCTCCTGGTGCAAGAAATGGAAAGACATAGGACTACCACCTAGTTATCCGGGAATGAAAGTCGCAGGCATAAATTGGGACATAAGTAACGCCAAAGGAGATATATACGGAGAATGGCGTCCCGAAACAAAAACAACAGACGTAACTCGTTTTGGCCAACTTCTGTCGAACGATTCAGAACAATCCCCCGCTGACGCAAATCTTCCAACACAGCCTACTCTTATTGGCGAGCATGTAGAGAAAAACTCCAAATCTGACGATCAGATTCAAACTGATAACACCCCCAAGGATCAAATAAACATCGCAAGCTCGGAACAGCCCGATCACGTTACTACTCCGACGCAGCTATACACTGTTCTACCAGAAAGAAAGCACGCATCTCAGTACTCTTCTCGTGAAGGTTACTTGTTGCCGGGAAAGAGGCCTTCTCCCAACTCATCAGAAACTTCATCGAAAAGAGCGCAATCTATAGCAATGGCCAAGGAGAGCGATAACGTTGAAGAGTTCAAGTTTTAA
- the YHM2 gene encoding Yhm2p (Syntenic homolog of Ashbya gossypii AFR542W; Syntenic homolog of Saccharomyces cerevisiae YMR241W (YHM2)): MSTSTDLVQSKKLEKKPVSFSNILLGAALNMSEVTTLGQPFEVTKTTMAANRDLSFLQSFKHVWSRGGVFGFYQGLIPWAWIEASTKGAVLLFVSAESEYRFQSLGFGSFASGILGGMSGGIAQAYLTMGFCTCMKTVEITRSKAVAEAGAAVPTSWQVFKQIYQKEGIRGINKGVNAVAIRQMTNWGSRFGLSRWVEGLIKKFTGKDEHEKLSALEKITASAIGGGLSAWNQPIEVIRVEMQSKTNDPNRPKNLTVAKTLKYIYETNGIKGLYRGVTPRVGLGVWQTVFMVGFGDMARDLVARLTSETPNGH, from the coding sequence ATGTCAACTTCAACTGACCTTGTCCAATCGAAGAAGCTAGAGAAGAAACCTGTGAGCTTCTCTAACATACTGTTAGGAGCAGCCTTGAACATGAGTGAAGTCACCACTCTAGGTCAACCGTTCGAGGTCACGAAGACCACTATGGCAGCTAATAGAGATTTGTCATTTTTGCAGTCTTTCAAGCATGTTTGGTCGCGTGGAGGTGTGTTCGGGTTTTACCAAGGTTTAATTCCGTGGGCATGGATCGAAGCTTCGACCAAAGGAGCTGTGTTATTGTTTGTTTCTGCAGAATCTGAGTACCGGTTCCAGAGTCTCGGTTTTGGATCCTTTGCGTCTGGTATCTTAGGTGGTATGTCTGGTGGTATTGCGCAGGCCTACTTGACAATGGGATTCTGTACGTGTATGAAAACCGTTGAAATTACTAGAAGCAAGGCTGTTGCAGAAGCTGGTGCTGCGGTGCCGACTTCTTGGCAGGTTTTCAAGCAGATTTACCAAAAGGAGGGTATTAGAGGCATTAACAAGGGTGTGAATGCCGTTGCGATACGTCAAATGACCAACTGGGGGTCCAGATTTGGTCTCTCTAGATGGGTTGAGGGCCTCATTAAGAAATTCACTGGTAAGGATGAACACGAGAAGTTATCTGCTTTGGAAAAGATCACTGCATCTGCAATTGGTGGTGGCTTGAGTGCTTGGAACCAGCCAATTGAAGTTATTAGAGTTGAAATGCAGTCCAAGACCAACGATCCTAACAGACCTAAGAATTTAACTGTGGCTAAGACCCTTAAGTATATCTACGAAACAAACGGTATAAAGGGGTTGTACCGTGGTGTGACCCCTAGAGTGGGGTTGGGAGTTTGGCAGACTGTATTTATGGTCGGATTTGGTGACATGGCGAGAGATCTTGTTGCTAGGTTGACTTCTGAGACTCCAAATGGCCACTGA
- the BIL1 gene encoding Bil1p (Syntenic homolog of Ashbya gossypii AFR540C; Syntenic homolog of Saccharomyces cerevisiae YOR304C-A) → MSSIDSATNTESSQTVSGSDSASDNKVVEQVITVFELSSEIEQSLKHVLEEIDKNETQFQKSLKSIHTQLRALER, encoded by the coding sequence ATGTCGTCGATAGATTCAGCTACTAATACCGAGTCTTCTCAGACTGTTTCTGGTAGTGATTCAGCGTCTGATAATAAGGTTGTGGAGCAAGTTATAACAGTATTTGAGCTTTCGTCCGAGATAGAACAGTCCTTAAAGCACGTCTTAGAAGAGATTGACAAGAATGAAACACAATTTCAAAAGAGCCTCAAGTCCATACATACGCAATTGCGAGCTCTGGAGCGTTGA
- the RRG7 gene encoding Rrg7p (Syntenic homolog of Ashbya gossypii AFR541W; Syntenic homolog of Saccharomyces cerevisiae YOR305W (RRG7)), giving the protein MSSIRGAATCYNSQLLNYIKCNSKIAKSTNFQGTLYERTVMRELATKLRVTKLVNSGGAFDQGIDISGKWDLQPIYDHVNSIWGLNKSLPARYKVNGRILKPLKHSLASGGHLQPLDVIVQCKAFKTRKITARDLREVTGIFTQHAGHLKKAIVMLCSPTLMTKDAIAAINQLPVPITYLQIDMIRFSRKTGELDLNESGQLLNYYENEYASKLLDDCGIQQWLAMSCWELPTDANAIGPVVAEAKF; this is encoded by the coding sequence ATGTCATCCATTAGAGGTGCTGCAACATGCTACAATTCCCAGCTACTGAATTATATTAAGTGCAATAGCAAAATCGCTAAGTCAACCAATTTCCAAGGTACGCTCTACGAGCGGACGGTGATGCGCGAGCTTGCTACTAAACTACGTGTCACAAAACTGGTAAATAGCGGTGGGGCTTTCGACCAAGGTATTGACATTAGTGGGAAATGGGACCTGCAGCCGATCTACGACCATGTAAACAGCATTTGGGGTCTAAATAAGTCGCTTCCAGCGCGGTACAAAGTTAACGGCAGGATACTAAAACCTTTAAAGCATAGCCTGGCATCTGGGGGGCATCTACAGCCACTGGACGTGATAGTTCAATGCAAAGCCTTCAAAACTAGGAAGATTACTGCTCGGGATCTCCGCGAGGTTACCGGAATTTTCACTCAGCACGCCGGTCATCTAAAGAAGGCCATCGTGATGCTCTGCTCGCCTACACTTATGACCAAAGATGCCATAGCGGCCATAAATCAATTGCCGGTACCTATAACATATCTCCAGATCGATATGATCAGGTTCAGTCGAAAAACGGGAGAGTTAGATCTTAACGAGTCAGGACAACTACTGAACTACTACGAAAACGAGTATGCATCAAAGCTACTTGACGACTGTGGTATCCAACAATGGCTAGCTATGTCATGTTGGGAGCTTCCGACAGATGCTAACGCTATTGGACCAGTGGTTGCAGAAGcaaaattttaa